The following proteins are co-located in the Apium graveolens cultivar Ventura chromosome 5, ASM990537v1, whole genome shotgun sequence genome:
- the LOC141661135 gene encoding uncharacterized protein LOC141661135, protein MRVKNLKVCGDSKLIISQVKREFEVRDEIMARYGIFRILVIDNGTRFNNEEFRKYCEENEIELRFTSVAHPQANGQAEVANRIILDGLKKRIEKSRSNWVDEVLLLPWAYRTICRFTTGATPFMLAYGAEAVVPVEISHSSPRIQAYNAEENEEGQRLALDLINEVRDEVHA, encoded by the exons ATGAGGGTTAAGAATTTGAAAGTCTGTGGGGATTCGAAGCTTATCATATCCCAGGTCAAGAGAGAGTTTGAGGTAAGAGATGAAATTATGGCTAG ATATGGAATTTTCCGTATCCTAGTCATCGATAATGGAACACGGTTCAACAATGAAGAGTTCAGAAAGTACTGCGAGGAGAACGAGATTGAGTTACGATTTACCTCTGTAGCtcatccgcaagccaatgggcaagcggaagtggcaaatcgtaTAATTCTAGATGGtttaaagaagaggattgaaaaATCCAGAAGTAATTGGGTGGATGAGGTACTCCTACTACCGTGGGCTTACAGGACTATTTGTAGATTCACTACTGGAGCAACACCCTTTATGTTGGCATATGGAGCAGAGGCGGTTGTTCCTGTGGAAATATCACACTCGTCTCCCAGGATCCAAGCATacaatgctgaagaaaatgaggaaggacaaagacTAGCTCTGGATCTAATTAATGAAGTACGGGATGAGGTACATGCCtag